One Serinus canaria isolate serCan28SL12 chromosome Z, serCan2020, whole genome shotgun sequence DNA window includes the following coding sequences:
- the SERF1A gene encoding small EDRK-rich factor 1 translates to MTRGNQRELARQKNLKKTQEIHKGKRKEDSLSASQRKQRDSEIMQQKQKAANERKSLQAGAK, encoded by the exons GTGGGAACCAGCGTGAACTTGCTCGACAAAAGAACCTGAAGAAAACTCAGGAGATCCAcaaaggcaaaaggaaagaagataGCTTGTCTGCTTCTCAGAGGAAACAGAG GGACTCTGAAATCatgcagcaaaagcaaaaagcagctaATGAAAGGAAGTCTTTGCAGGCAGGAGCAAAATGA
- the SMN1 gene encoding survival motor neuron protein isoform X2 produces the protein MADAVLFRRGTGQSDDSDIWDDTALIKAYDKAVASFKNALKNGECSEPSDKQEQRLVIKRKNHKKNRNRNKSNAAPLKQWKVGDSCSAVWSEDGNLYLATIASINQKRGTCVVTYTGYGNQEEQNLSDLLPPASDETNENETPYSTDESEKSSQSPRNKNNCTKARFSPQNLRFPTPPPPPAPGLGRSGSKLKAPPSFLSCWPPPFPAGPPLIPPPPPPMRPDSAEDDEALGSMLIAWYMSGYHTGYYLGLKQSRMEAALERQTHAK, from the exons ATGGCAGACGCGGTGCTGTTCCGGCGCGGCACCGGGCAG AGCGACGACTCGGACATCTGGGACGACACGGCCCTCATCAAGGCGTACGACAAGGCGGTGGCCTCCTTCAAG AATGCCTTAAAAAATGGGGAGTGCTCGGAGCCTTCAGACAAGCAGGAGCAGCGCTTGGtgataaagagaaaaaaccataaaaagaacagaaatagaaacaaGAGCAATGCAGCGCCTTTGAAACAG TGGAAAGTTGGTgacagctgcagtgctgtttgGTCTGAGGATGGTAATTTGTATCTAGCAACTATTGCCTCCATCAACCAGAAGAGAGGCACGTGTGTTGTCACTTACACAGGATATGGAAACCAGGAGGAGCAGAACTTGTCAGATTTACTTCCTCCAGCCAGCGATGAAACA AATGAAAATGAGACTCCATATTCAACagatgaaagtgaaaaatcttCTCAGTCACCTCGAAACAAAAACAACTGCACAAAAGCAAGATTTTCCCCTCAAAACTTGAGATTTCCCACACCACCACCACCGCCAGCCCCAGGCCTAGGAAGG tCTGGATCAAAATTAAAGGCACCTCCGTCATTTTTATCTTGCTGGCCCCCACCCTTCCCAGCAGGACCACCA CtgattcctcctcctccaccacccATGAGGCCAGACTCTGCTGAGGACGACGAAGCATTGGGGAGCATGTTGATAGCCTGGTACATGAGTGGTTACCACACTGGATATTACCTG
- the SMN1 gene encoding survival motor neuron protein isoform X1, which yields MADAVLFRRGTGQSDDSDIWDDTALIKAYDKAVASFKNALKNGECSEPSDKQEQRLVIKRKNHKKNRNRNKSNAAPLKQWKVGDSCSAVWSEDGNLYLATIASINQKRGTCVVTYTGYGNQEEQNLSDLLPPASDETVNGMGHSGENENETPYSTDESEKSSQSPRNKNNCTKARFSPQNLRFPTPPPPPAPGLGRSGSKLKAPPSFLSCWPPPFPAGPPLIPPPPPPMRPDSAEDDEALGSMLIAWYMSGYHTGYYLGLKQSRMEAALERQTHAK from the exons ATGGCAGACGCGGTGCTGTTCCGGCGCGGCACCGGGCAG AGCGACGACTCGGACATCTGGGACGACACGGCCCTCATCAAGGCGTACGACAAGGCGGTGGCCTCCTTCAAG AATGCCTTAAAAAATGGGGAGTGCTCGGAGCCTTCAGACAAGCAGGAGCAGCGCTTGGtgataaagagaaaaaaccataaaaagaacagaaatagaaacaaGAGCAATGCAGCGCCTTTGAAACAG TGGAAAGTTGGTgacagctgcagtgctgtttgGTCTGAGGATGGTAATTTGTATCTAGCAACTATTGCCTCCATCAACCAGAAGAGAGGCACGTGTGTTGTCACTTACACAGGATATGGAAACCAGGAGGAGCAGAACTTGTCAGATTTACTTCCTCCAGCCAGCGATGAAACAGTAAATGGGATGGGGCATTCTGGGGAG AATGAAAATGAGACTCCATATTCAACagatgaaagtgaaaaatcttCTCAGTCACCTCGAAACAAAAACAACTGCACAAAAGCAAGATTTTCCCCTCAAAACTTGAGATTTCCCACACCACCACCACCGCCAGCCCCAGGCCTAGGAAGG tCTGGATCAAAATTAAAGGCACCTCCGTCATTTTTATCTTGCTGGCCCCCACCCTTCCCAGCAGGACCACCA CtgattcctcctcctccaccacccATGAGGCCAGACTCTGCTGAGGACGACGAAGCATTGGGGAGCATGTTGATAGCCTGGTACATGAGTGGTTACCACACTGGATATTACCTG
- the SMN1 gene encoding survival motor neuron protein isoform X3 yields MADAVLFRRGTGQSDDSDIWDDTALIKAYDKAVASFKWKVGDSCSAVWSEDGNLYLATIASINQKRGTCVVTYTGYGNQEEQNLSDLLPPASDETVNGMGHSGENENETPYSTDESEKSSQSPRNKNNCTKARFSPQNLRFPTPPPPPAPGLGRSGSKLKAPPSFLSCWPPPFPAGPPLIPPPPPPMRPDSAEDDEALGSMLIAWYMSGYHTGYYLGLKQSRMEAALERQTHAK; encoded by the exons ATGGCAGACGCGGTGCTGTTCCGGCGCGGCACCGGGCAG AGCGACGACTCGGACATCTGGGACGACACGGCCCTCATCAAGGCGTACGACAAGGCGGTGGCCTCCTTCAAG TGGAAAGTTGGTgacagctgcagtgctgtttgGTCTGAGGATGGTAATTTGTATCTAGCAACTATTGCCTCCATCAACCAGAAGAGAGGCACGTGTGTTGTCACTTACACAGGATATGGAAACCAGGAGGAGCAGAACTTGTCAGATTTACTTCCTCCAGCCAGCGATGAAACAGTAAATGGGATGGGGCATTCTGGGGAG AATGAAAATGAGACTCCATATTCAACagatgaaagtgaaaaatcttCTCAGTCACCTCGAAACAAAAACAACTGCACAAAAGCAAGATTTTCCCCTCAAAACTTGAGATTTCCCACACCACCACCACCGCCAGCCCCAGGCCTAGGAAGG tCTGGATCAAAATTAAAGGCACCTCCGTCATTTTTATCTTGCTGGCCCCCACCCTTCCCAGCAGGACCACCA CtgattcctcctcctccaccacccATGAGGCCAGACTCTGCTGAGGACGACGAAGCATTGGGGAGCATGTTGATAGCCTGGTACATGAGTGGTTACCACACTGGATATTACCTG